A stretch of the Candidatus Rokuibacteriota bacterium genome encodes the following:
- a CDS encoding outer membrane beta-barrel protein, with the protein MSFELHPSFGFTEEYTDNFTLASRGRTDNFRSSLNSGLSLLINRPRTKGSVSGSVSVSHDSATGQEDYQIFPTLNGSVRHTFNPRLSLTVTDSFTRTDEPSLGDQGGLRRERDVFTSNSFSIAADWLLDLIATQSYYRNTIFFGNADTVSHILGVNATTPLGALMSLTAGYELSLRETSGGTSSVSTGTTTANENVSSSSTGHRVLASLSRQVGAFGSAGLSSSYSITSTDDSDSRLWNISLFTAYGLPTGLSLSGSLGYSLFDSDQGDTLSTFSTNSSISYRFVRTVISLTAFQDFRQTAEEGQDFGVVVTRTLTGTITYQLTPFITTNARVSYSRNEPTGSGNAASAQSSTAFTAGAGLSWQVLRWLSMTLDYTHTERSSDSSRDLTFGDASGGSQSQPASDVSENRAFLSLTASF; encoded by the coding sequence ATGAGCTTCGAGCTGCATCCGAGCTTCGGTTTCACCGAGGAGTACACGGACAACTTCACGCTCGCCTCCCGCGGTAGGACCGACAACTTCCGCTCGTCGCTCAACTCGGGACTGAGCCTGCTGATCAACCGTCCCAGGACCAAGGGCAGCGTCTCGGGCAGCGTCAGCGTCAGCCACGACAGCGCGACGGGGCAGGAGGACTACCAGATCTTCCCCACGCTGAACGGCTCGGTCCGCCACACCTTCAATCCCCGGCTCAGCCTCACCGTCACCGACAGCTTCACCAGGACGGACGAGCCCTCGCTGGGGGATCAGGGCGGGCTCCGGCGCGAGCGCGACGTCTTTACCAGCAACTCCTTCAGCATCGCCGCCGACTGGCTCCTAGACCTCATCGCCACCCAGAGCTACTACCGCAACACGATCTTCTTCGGTAATGCCGACACCGTCAGCCACATCCTCGGGGTCAACGCCACGACCCCGCTGGGGGCCCTGATGAGCCTCACCGCGGGGTACGAGTTGAGCCTGCGCGAGACGTCGGGAGGGACCAGCTCGGTCAGCACGGGGACGACGACGGCCAACGAGAACGTCTCCTCGTCGAGCACGGGCCACCGGGTGCTGGCCTCGCTCTCCCGGCAAGTGGGGGCGTTCGGCAGCGCCGGGCTTTCGAGCTCCTACTCGATCACCTCCACGGACGACAGCGACAGCCGGCTGTGGAACATCTCCCTGTTCACGGCCTACGGCCTCCCCACCGGGCTGTCGCTCTCGGGCAGCCTCGGCTACAGCCTGTTCGACTCGGACCAGGGGGACACGCTGTCGACGTTCTCCACCAACAGCAGCATCAGCTACCGCTTCGTGAGGACGGTGATCAGCCTCACTGCGTTCCAGGATTTCAGGCAGACGGCAGAGGAAGGGCAGGACTTCGGGGTCGTGGTCACCCGAACCCTCACGGGCACCATCACCTACCAGCTCACCCCGTTCATCACCACGAACGCGAGGGTCTCCTACAGCCGCAACGAGCCCACCGGAAGCGGCAACGCCGCCTCGGCCCAGTCAAGCACCGCATTCACGGCGGGCGCCGGGCTGTCGTGGCAGGTCCTCCGCTGGCTCAGCATGACGCTCGACTACACCCACACCGAGCGCAGCAGCGACAGCTCGAGGGATCTGACCTTCGGCGACGCATCGGGCGGCTCTCAGAGCCAGCCAGCGAGTGACGTCTCGGAGAACCGGGCCTTTCTCAGTCTGACCGCGTCTTTCTAG
- a CDS encoding sigma-54-dependent Fis family transcriptional regulator has product MKTLVLDETLDISQDLHRLLAARRADAAFVCSPHEFQLAEAANGPAPLRIVNLSPTLGAWELARYLRAGEGRPTTLVLFGPESSEGLEHLSSLPGVECVERPRSTADLGALLDRALDRAQAAAGAAPTAPVPKALPAPGSFMVSDIIGQSPQLRDVFAKIEKVAGGNANVCIVGESGTGKELIARAIHYNSPRRDRPLVTLDCTAIPEGLMESHLFGHVRGSFTGAVEHRDGVFSLAHTGTLFIDEISELSLPLQAKLLRVVQSREFVKVGGTKPIRTDIRLITASNRDLGRAVEDGNFREDLYYRVAVVMIQSPALRERRGDIPLLVEHFLDKFSAAHRKPIRAVTPHAMELLTSYQWPGNVRQLENCIEQAVVLCEADVVDVDALWLGDTAPQRGEADSSIRIRSGLTLRDVEQQYILRTLQETGGNRTRAARILGISLRCLQYKLKAYAEGAADPSAQPSRASEPGHLLGV; this is encoded by the coding sequence ATGAAAACGCTCGTCCTCGACGAAACGCTGGACATCTCGCAGGATCTGCACCGGCTGCTGGCGGCGCGCAGAGCGGATGCCGCCTTCGTCTGCTCCCCGCACGAGTTCCAGCTGGCCGAGGCAGCGAACGGGCCCGCCCCCCTGCGGATCGTGAACCTCTCCCCGACCCTCGGTGCCTGGGAGCTCGCTCGGTACCTCAGGGCCGGGGAGGGCCGGCCAACCACGCTCGTGCTCTTCGGCCCGGAGTCCTCCGAGGGTCTCGAGCATCTCTCGAGCCTGCCCGGCGTGGAGTGCGTCGAGCGTCCCCGCAGCACGGCCGACCTCGGGGCGCTGCTGGACCGAGCGCTGGACAGGGCGCAGGCGGCCGCAGGGGCGGCGCCGACGGCACCGGTGCCCAAGGCCTTGCCGGCGCCGGGGAGCTTCATGGTCTCGGACATCATCGGCCAGTCGCCCCAGCTCCGCGACGTCTTCGCCAAGATCGAGAAGGTGGCGGGGGGCAACGCGAACGTGTGTATCGTCGGTGAGAGCGGCACGGGCAAGGAGCTCATCGCCCGGGCCATCCACTACAACAGCCCCCGCCGGGACCGGCCGCTGGTCACCCTGGATTGCACGGCCATTCCCGAAGGGCTCATGGAGAGCCACCTCTTCGGCCACGTGCGCGGTTCCTTCACGGGCGCCGTGGAGCATCGTGACGGTGTCTTCTCCCTCGCCCACACGGGGACGCTCTTCATCGATGAGATCAGCGAGCTGTCGCTGCCGCTGCAGGCCAAGCTCCTGCGGGTGGTCCAGAGCCGGGAGTTCGTCAAGGTCGGCGGCACCAAGCCGATCCGGACCGACATCCGTCTCATCACCGCCAGCAACCGGGACCTCGGCCGTGCCGTGGAGGACGGCAACTTCCGCGAGGACCTCTACTACCGCGTCGCCGTCGTGATGATCCAGAGCCCCGCCCTGCGGGAGCGGCGGGGCGACATTCCGCTCTTGGTGGAGCACTTCCTGGACAAGTTCAGCGCCGCCCACCGCAAGCCCATCCGGGCCGTGACCCCGCACGCCATGGAGCTGCTGACCAGCTATCAGTGGCCGGGCAACGTGCGGCAGCTCGAGAACTGCATCGAGCAGGCCGTGGTACTGTGCGAGGCGGACGTGGTGGACGTGGACGCCCTCTGGCTCGGGGACACGGCGCCCCAGCGCGGGGAGGCCGACAGCTCGATCCGGATCCGCTCCGGCCTCACGCTCAGGGATGTGGAGCAGCAGTACATCCTGCGCACGCTCCAGGAGACAGGCGGCAACCGGACCCGAGCCGCCCGCATCCTCGGTATCAGCCTGCGCTGCCTTCAGTACAAGCTGAAGGCCTACGCCGAGGGCGCCGCCGACCCCTCGGCTCAACCCAGTCGGGCCAGCGAGCCCGGGCACCTGCTAGGAGTCTAA
- a CDS encoding polysaccharide biosynthesis/export family protein: protein MKMPLFRLPSLLALSLLLLRLGGGSALAAEEAFVIGPEDVLDIQVWDNKDLNQVTFVRPDGKISLPLVGEVQAAGKTVQSLTADLVAAYGKTVKEPAVTVIVRDIKSRPVYFIGGFGKAGPLQLTRELNMLQALGIVGGVVAGADAEKGFLLRGDKRLPLDFDKLLRRGDLSQNTRLEPGDTVVVPLADVVYIQGEVRAPGVVKYTNDLTIVKAITLTGGLTQLAAAGRVDLVRTEGEKKVRIRIDLDKMLRAPEENPDMRLRPDDIIFVPQRLF, encoded by the coding sequence ATGAAGATGCCTCTCTTCCGGCTGCCGTCCCTGCTCGCGCTCTCCCTGCTCCTCCTTCGGCTCGGGGGGGGCTCCGCACTGGCCGCGGAGGAAGCCTTCGTCATCGGACCCGAGGATGTGCTCGACATCCAGGTCTGGGACAACAAGGATCTCAACCAGGTCACGTTCGTCCGGCCTGACGGCAAGATCTCCCTGCCGCTGGTGGGGGAGGTCCAGGCTGCCGGCAAGACGGTCCAGAGCCTCACCGCCGATCTCGTGGCCGCCTACGGCAAGACCGTGAAGGAGCCCGCGGTCACGGTGATCGTGAGGGACATCAAGAGCCGGCCCGTGTACTTCATCGGCGGCTTCGGCAAGGCCGGTCCCCTCCAGCTCACCCGGGAGCTGAACATGCTCCAGGCGCTGGGTATCGTCGGCGGGGTGGTGGCGGGGGCGGACGCGGAGAAGGGGTTCCTGCTCCGTGGCGACAAGCGGCTGCCCCTGGATTTCGACAAGCTCCTCAGGAGGGGCGATCTCTCCCAGAACACCAGGCTCGAGCCCGGGGACACGGTTGTCGTCCCCCTGGCCGACGTGGTCTACATCCAGGGGGAGGTGAGGGCCCCGGGAGTGGTCAAGTACACCAATGACCTGACCATCGTCAAGGCCATCACGCTGACCGGCGGCCTCACTCAGCTGGCCGCTGCGGGCCGGGTCGATCTGGTGAGAACTGAAGGCGAAAAAAAGGTGCGCATCCGGATCGACCTTGATAAGATGCTCCGGGCCCCGGAGGAGAATCCCGACATGCGGTTGAGGCCCGACGACATCATCTTTGTGCCCCAGAGACTCTTCTAG
- a CDS encoding NAD-dependent epimerase/dehydratase family protein: MGIVLVTGGAGFIGSHLVDRLLESGTVVRVLDNLSTGSLRNLQGAADGRGGGNGPSGALAPGRRLELMIGDVRDDRLVRRAMRNAECVFHMAAVPPSPVALTNPMELHTVNVHGTLNVLHGAATEGVPRVVFASCASVYGPTVATPVGEDCPAHPVSVFAASKLAGEIYCRAYHSTHGLQTVALRYFSVYGPRQNGISGGALVPALIDTLRRRGRPLIAGDGRRARDFPFVDDAVEATRAAAVSPGAAGRVINVGSGQPASAFEVLDILKRLLRSDAVPRLRQRPTEPGTPMTARTTLATELLGCAPRVSLVSGLARSAQFFAEAERADEPLLAEVGSHEERADV, translated from the coding sequence ATGGGTATCGTGCTCGTGACGGGCGGTGCTGGGTTCATCGGGTCGCATCTCGTGGATCGGCTCCTCGAGAGCGGCACGGTGGTCCGCGTGCTGGACAACCTCTCGACGGGGTCGCTCCGCAACCTCCAGGGGGCGGCTGACGGCCGGGGCGGCGGCAACGGACCGTCGGGAGCACTCGCGCCGGGCCGGCGCCTGGAGCTCATGATCGGGGATGTGCGGGACGACCGGCTCGTGCGCCGGGCCATGCGCAACGCGGAATGCGTCTTCCACATGGCGGCCGTCCCCCCGAGCCCTGTCGCCCTCACCAACCCCATGGAGCTGCACACGGTCAACGTCCACGGCACCCTCAACGTCCTCCACGGCGCGGCCACCGAGGGTGTGCCCCGGGTCGTCTTCGCCTCGTGCGCGTCGGTGTACGGACCCACGGTTGCGACACCCGTCGGCGAGGACTGCCCCGCCCATCCGGTCTCGGTCTTCGCCGCCTCCAAGCTCGCGGGCGAGATCTACTGTCGCGCCTACCACAGCACCCACGGACTCCAGACGGTCGCGCTCAGGTACTTCAGCGTCTACGGACCCAGGCAGAACGGCATCTCCGGGGGGGCGCTCGTCCCGGCCCTCATCGACACCCTCAGGCGTCGCGGTCGCCCCCTCATCGCCGGAGACGGCCGGCGCGCCCGGGACTTCCCCTTCGTCGACGACGCGGTGGAGGCGACCCGGGCGGCTGCGGTCTCCCCGGGGGCCGCCGGGCGCGTCATCAACGTGGGCTCGGGGCAGCCGGCCTCGGCATTCGAGGTGCTGGACATCCTCAAGCGGCTGCTCCGGAGCGATGCCGTCCCACGTCTCAGGCAGCGGCCCACCGAGCCCGGCACGCCCATGACAGCCCGCACCACGCTGGCCACCGAGCTCCTGGGATGCGCGCCGCGGGTGTCGCTGGTGAGCGGCCTCGCCCGGTCGGCCCAGTTCTTCGCCGAGGCGGAGCGGGCGGACGAGCCTCTCCTGGCCGAGGTGGGGTCCCATGAAGAACGCGCTGACGTTTGA
- a CDS encoding nucleotide sugar dehydrogenase, whose amino-acid sequence MATLKQKLETKTARVSVVGMGYVGLSLAVELARAGLKVRGVDLDLERVSLLNRGTSYLVDVSSDALAPLVAAGTLTATTGFEEAGSADAIIICVPTPLRKSKEPDISFILSAMEHLLPRLRRGQLLVLESTTFPGTTEEVVQPRLESMGFTIGTDFFLAFSPERVDPGNQRFTTANIPKVVGGVTRACTELAAALYRHVTSSVFEASSPRVAETAKLLENTFRSVNIALANELAFACRKIGVDPWEVIDAAATKPFGFMPFYPGPGIGGHCIPVDPLYLSWKIRLTGYEAQFIALADQINRAMPEHVVTLVADSLNERGRAVRGASVLVLGVTYKPDVNDIRESPALEIIEMLARKGARLSYADPFTPQLSVDGHKFSAVEPSGEAFAAADCVLILTNHSAFDYAAVVERAPLVVDTRNALKAYRRAHPSIVTL is encoded by the coding sequence ATAGCGACCCTCAAGCAGAAACTCGAGACGAAGACGGCCCGCGTCTCCGTCGTCGGCATGGGCTACGTCGGGCTCTCGCTGGCGGTGGAGCTGGCCAGGGCGGGACTCAAGGTGCGGGGCGTCGACCTCGACCTCGAGCGAGTGAGCCTGCTCAACCGGGGCACGTCGTACCTGGTGGACGTGTCGAGCGACGCCCTCGCCCCGCTCGTTGCCGCGGGCACGCTGACGGCCACGACCGGCTTCGAGGAGGCGGGGAGCGCTGACGCCATCATCATCTGCGTCCCCACGCCGCTGCGGAAGAGCAAGGAGCCCGACATCTCGTTCATCCTCTCGGCGATGGAGCACCTCCTGCCGCGGCTGCGTCGCGGCCAGCTCCTGGTGCTGGAGAGCACCACCTTCCCGGGGACCACCGAGGAGGTGGTGCAGCCCAGGCTCGAGTCGATGGGGTTCACGATCGGCACGGACTTCTTCCTGGCCTTCTCGCCCGAGCGCGTGGACCCGGGCAACCAGCGCTTCACGACGGCCAACATCCCCAAGGTGGTGGGCGGCGTCACGCGGGCCTGCACGGAGCTGGCCGCCGCGCTCTACCGGCACGTGACCTCGAGCGTCTTCGAGGCCTCCAGCCCACGGGTGGCCGAGACGGCCAAGCTCCTGGAGAACACGTTCCGGAGCGTGAACATCGCGCTGGCGAACGAGCTGGCTTTCGCCTGCCGGAAGATCGGCGTGGACCCGTGGGAGGTCATCGACGCCGCGGCCACCAAGCCCTTCGGCTTTATGCCCTTCTACCCGGGGCCCGGCATCGGCGGCCACTGCATCCCGGTGGATCCGCTCTACCTGTCGTGGAAGATCCGGCTCACCGGCTACGAGGCCCAGTTCATCGCGCTGGCCGACCAGATCAACCGTGCCATGCCCGAGCACGTCGTCACGCTGGTCGCCGACTCGCTCAACGAGCGCGGCCGGGCGGTCCGCGGGGCCTCGGTGCTCGTCCTGGGCGTCACCTACAAGCCCGACGTCAACGACATCCGCGAGTCTCCGGCCCTCGAGATCATCGAGATGCTCGCCCGCAAGGGCGCCCGCCTGTCCTACGCGGACCCGTTCACGCCCCAGCTCAGTGTGGACGGGCACAAGTTCAGCGCGGTGGAGCCGTCGGGCGAGGCCTTCGCGGCGGCCGACTGCGTGCTGATCCTCACCAACCACTCCGCCTTCGACTACGCGGCCGTCGTCGAGCGCGCGCCGCTGGTCGTGGACACCCGCAACGCGCTCAAGGCGTACCGGCGGGCGCACCCGTCGATCGTCACCCTCTGA
- a CDS encoding polysaccharide biosynthesis tyrosine autokinase — MDILTILKQVARSVVARRKRWVLAGIALALLAFVPTAYLLSQEPPRYRTSALILIENKPDRTPLFQEFSPFRPLSVQFAILRSRSLAEVVIESLPRATVEDLIENPYSRDHALEFQNWIRRLRGEEIVVESPQRRALAELQQARVRFTPQGDSGIVAITAEASKPRAALDIANTYIEALLSRTRSFNVDDTKVTREFLEQQHSQVSQALAQSDGALRQFTLARGGIKPPARNAETVQRLAQVEQTLAEIQANRNMSQSRLAAMKAKLDTLPPPAPAAPRVAAAAPAPPSPRIQLLRGKLATLQRQLLEYESLYTDRHPRVAGTRRQIDEVRAELGDAVKDMPQVAAASTASAVPAQDRAAFAETVAALESSVLALGAQEEALRDQGARLRRSLSGLSKDEMEFTRLNSDNDSNRRLQALLSEKLTAARMREQGEMKVVKVIDPPQVPFPAANQKRLKFLGIAVVLALVAGAGVPMAVEYFNRPVQSEHDIRQLTGLPILSTIPLVRSRRSMFLLGSGQPEDMRQEDYFLFLEAFRRLRVEIQLLGRELPMRRIMVASALPGEGKSTVVVNLGLTFGEVGKHVIIADADFHRPTLHRTLKTPNNKGFSDLLAGTGDLREAMSPVAEGVWLSPRGTSSTALSRTGLGSQRLTEVLETMAAEAEFVLLDSSPILLIPDNLYMAAAADGVLLVVQAGVTRPRELLRTKDIIEKSGTPIIGVVLNQVPVKAVNQYYSYYRSYVRHDPKA, encoded by the coding sequence ATGGACATCCTGACGATTCTCAAGCAGGTCGCCCGGTCCGTCGTCGCTCGCCGGAAGCGGTGGGTGCTGGCCGGGATCGCCCTCGCCCTCCTCGCCTTCGTGCCGACCGCCTACCTCCTCTCCCAGGAGCCGCCGCGGTACCGGACCTCGGCCCTCATCCTGATCGAGAACAAGCCGGACCGGACGCCGCTCTTCCAGGAGTTCTCGCCGTTCCGGCCGCTCTCGGTCCAGTTCGCGATCCTCCGCAGCCGGAGCCTCGCCGAGGTGGTGATCGAGAGCCTGCCCCGGGCCACCGTCGAGGACCTGATCGAGAACCCCTACTCCCGGGACCACGCCCTCGAGTTCCAGAACTGGATTCGCCGGCTTCGCGGGGAGGAGATCGTGGTGGAGAGCCCCCAGCGCCGGGCCCTGGCCGAGCTCCAGCAGGCGCGCGTGCGGTTCACTCCGCAGGGGGATTCCGGGATCGTGGCCATCACGGCGGAGGCCTCGAAGCCCCGCGCGGCGCTCGACATCGCCAACACCTACATCGAGGCCCTGCTCTCCCGCACCCGCTCCTTCAACGTGGACGACACCAAGGTCACCCGCGAGTTCCTCGAGCAGCAGCACAGTCAGGTGAGCCAGGCCCTGGCCCAGAGCGACGGGGCCCTCCGCCAGTTCACCCTGGCGCGCGGCGGCATCAAGCCGCCCGCCCGGAATGCAGAGACGGTGCAGCGGCTGGCCCAGGTCGAGCAGACCCTGGCCGAGATCCAGGCCAACAGGAACATGAGCCAGAGCCGGCTCGCCGCCATGAAGGCCAAGCTGGACACGCTCCCGCCGCCGGCGCCGGCGGCGCCGCGAGTCGCAGCCGCGGCGCCAGCGCCGCCCTCGCCGCGGATCCAGCTCCTTCGGGGCAAGCTCGCCACCCTCCAGCGGCAGCTCCTCGAGTACGAGTCGCTCTACACCGATCGGCACCCGCGCGTGGCGGGAACCCGCCGGCAGATCGACGAGGTCCGGGCAGAGCTGGGGGACGCTGTGAAGGACATGCCGCAAGTCGCCGCGGCCTCGACCGCCAGTGCGGTGCCCGCCCAGGACCGCGCCGCCTTCGCCGAGACCGTCGCGGCCCTGGAGAGCTCGGTCCTGGCGCTCGGCGCCCAGGAGGAGGCCCTCCGCGATCAGGGCGCGAGGCTCCGGCGTAGCCTGTCGGGTCTCTCGAAGGACGAGATGGAGTTCACGCGCCTCAACAGCGACAACGACTCCAACCGCCGGCTCCAGGCCCTGCTCTCGGAGAAGCTGACCGCGGCACGCATGCGGGAGCAGGGCGAGATGAAGGTCGTCAAGGTCATCGATCCTCCCCAGGTCCCCTTCCCCGCCGCGAACCAGAAGCGGCTCAAGTTCCTGGGCATCGCGGTGGTGCTGGCGCTCGTGGCGGGGGCGGGCGTGCCGATGGCCGTCGAGTACTTCAACCGGCCGGTCCAGTCCGAGCACGACATCCGCCAGCTCACGGGCCTCCCGATCCTCTCGACGATTCCCCTCGTCCGCTCCCGCCGCTCGATGTTCCTCCTGGGGAGCGGCCAGCCCGAGGATATGCGGCAGGAGGACTACTTCCTGTTCCTCGAGGCCTTCAGACGGCTCAGGGTCGAGATCCAGCTCCTCGGGCGGGAGCTGCCCATGCGGCGGATCATGGTCGCCAGTGCCCTGCCCGGCGAGGGGAAGTCCACGGTGGTCGTCAACCTCGGCCTGACCTTCGGGGAGGTCGGCAAGCACGTGATCATCGCGGATGCGGACTTCCACCGCCCGACGCTGCACCGGACGCTCAAGACCCCCAACAACAAGGGCTTCAGCGACCTTCTGGCCGGGACCGGGGATCTCAGAGAGGCCATGAGCCCGGTGGCGGAGGGTGTGTGGCTGTCCCCGCGCGGCACCTCCTCGACAGCGCTGTCGCGCACGGGGCTCGGCTCCCAGCGGCTCACCGAGGTCCTCGAGACCATGGCCGCCGAGGCCGAGTTCGTCCTCCTCGACTCGTCCCCGATCCTGCTGATCCCGGACAACCTCTACATGGCGGCGGCAGCCGACGGCGTCCTGCTCGTCGTCCAGGCCGGGGTCACGCGTCCCCGCGAGCTGCTGCGCACCAAGGACATCATCGAGAAGTCCGGGACGCCCATCATCGGCGTCGTGCTGAACCAGGTGCCGGTCAAGGCGGTGAACCAGTACTACAGCTATTACCGGTCGTACGTGCGTCACGACCCGAAGGCCTGA
- a CDS encoding TIGR03013 family PEP-CTERM/XrtA system glycosyltransferase, which yields MLRIFRHYIPSLSLLLFAGDLAVIYGAFHVVTLTGSWLGQSEPLPKLVFVMALAPFVLHLGGLYDIHLPLGRREMVARLLACQAVTGLLIAAGGFVVPHLRLGRAAYFEIGIAATVGLLAWRAAWLGPWSHRHMRIRVLVLGTGVIGKVIAGLQQTGARPFTVIGFLDDNPNAPETIPDGHVLIGKIKDLPAIVDELRPDLVVVAQMNRRGSFPGKALLDCRLRGIQVEDWPTFYEKETGKILVTDLRPSWLIFSDGFVKTPRTEIIKRLADVLLALAGLAVALPLMALAALAIKLESPGPALFRQPRLGQNGRVFILNKFRSMRQDAEKETGPVWAQQQDPRVTRVGGILRRTRLDELPQLLNVLVGDMSFIGPRPERPEFVYELQKQIPFYMERLSVKPGITGWAQVRYRYGASLEDALEKLQYDLYYIKNLSLFLDLLILLNTIQVVLFARGR from the coding sequence ATGCTGAGAATATTCCGGCACTACATCCCGAGCCTGTCTCTCCTCCTCTTCGCCGGAGACCTGGCCGTCATCTACGGGGCCTTCCACGTCGTCACACTGACCGGCTCCTGGCTCGGCCAGAGCGAACCGCTCCCCAAGCTGGTCTTCGTGATGGCCCTGGCCCCCTTCGTGCTGCACCTGGGGGGCCTCTACGACATCCACCTCCCGCTGGGGCGCCGCGAGATGGTCGCGCGCCTCCTGGCCTGCCAGGCGGTCACCGGTCTCCTCATCGCCGCGGGGGGCTTCGTCGTGCCGCACCTGAGGCTCGGGCGCGCCGCCTACTTCGAGATCGGGATCGCGGCCACGGTGGGCCTCCTCGCCTGGCGCGCGGCCTGGCTCGGGCCCTGGTCGCACCGGCACATGAGGATCCGTGTGCTGGTGCTCGGCACCGGGGTCATCGGCAAGGTGATCGCCGGCCTGCAACAGACTGGCGCCCGGCCGTTCACCGTCATCGGCTTCCTCGACGACAACCCGAACGCTCCCGAGACGATCCCCGACGGACATGTCTTGATCGGCAAGATCAAGGATCTGCCGGCCATCGTGGACGAGCTGCGGCCCGACCTCGTGGTCGTGGCGCAGATGAACCGGCGCGGCAGCTTCCCCGGCAAGGCGCTGCTCGACTGCCGCCTCCGCGGCATCCAGGTAGAGGACTGGCCCACCTTCTACGAGAAGGAGACGGGGAAGATCCTCGTGACCGATCTCCGGCCGAGCTGGCTCATCTTCTCCGACGGCTTCGTCAAGACCCCGCGCACCGAGATCATCAAGCGGCTCGCCGACGTACTGCTGGCGCTCGCCGGGCTCGCCGTGGCATTGCCCCTCATGGCGCTGGCCGCTCTGGCGATCAAGCTCGAGTCGCCGGGTCCGGCGCTCTTCCGCCAGCCGCGGCTGGGCCAGAACGGCCGCGTGTTCATCCTCAACAAGTTCCGCTCCATGCGCCAGGACGCCGAGAAGGAGACGGGACCGGTCTGGGCGCAGCAGCAGGACCCGCGCGTGACCCGGGTCGGCGGCATCCTCCGGCGCACCCGGCTCGACGAGCTGCCGCAGCTCCTCAACGTGCTGGTCGGAGACATGAGCTTCATCGGCCCGCGCCCCGAACGGCCCGAATTCGTCTACGAGCTCCAGAAGCAGATCCCGTTCTACATGGAACGGCTCTCGGTGAAGCCCGGGATCACCGGCTGGGCGCAGGTCCGGTACCGCTACGGGGCCTCGCTGGAGGATGCCCTCGAGAAGCTCCAGTACGATCTCTACTACATCAAGAACCTCTCTCTCTTCCTGGATCTGCTCATCCTGCTGAACACGATCCAAGTCGTTCTCTTCGCGAGAGGGCGCTAG